The following coding sequences are from one Capsicum annuum cultivar UCD-10X-F1 chromosome 3, UCD10Xv1.1, whole genome shotgun sequence window:
- the LOC107864862 gene encoding uncharacterized protein LOC107864862, producing the protein MKVVYGVDINYMKAWRAKEKVIAMLRGGPADGYRKMPHYIYMLNQVYPQSHIRMHKVVDNEFKYLFIALRSIISDFEFCGPFVVVDGAHLSGPYEGTFVSASTLDGAGCILPLAYGVVDSENDNAWICFFQQFREAFGERNNTCVVSDRNERKAKIDLVTYIIPWLNLIKKEDFEYIMSKVAKVDQRVKKYLEEVEYEKWARCHSPMNRGRMMTSNIAECINGCLVEARKLLNLGFLEEVRILFAAWNCKNNEIASYKNTTLGRKFEEILTHNGVKVLRMTVKPAGSYLYCVYDSGRRYIVDIERDTCNCGWYQIDEIPCPHGIAVLKSKNVNVKDYGRYCSELYRPQTIVKTYELPIVPMLDKKEWNIPGFVDDEEVLPPKYRRPPGRPKKRKASEIK; encoded by the exons ATGAAGGTTGTTTACGGAGTCGACATTAACTACATGAAAGCATGGCGTGCAAAAGAGAAGGTGATTGCGATGCTTAGAGGTGGACCAGCAGATGGATATAGAAAAATGCCCCATTATATCTATATGTTGAACCAGGTGTATCCACAATCGCACATTCGGATGCATAAAGTAGTAGATAacgagtttaaatacttgtttattgcatTGCGTTCGATAATAAgtgattttgaattttgtggacCTTTTGTAGTTGTTGATGGGGCACATTTAAGCGGTCCATATGAAGGAACATTTGTATCGGCAAGCACATTAGATGGTGCAG GTTGTATTCTGCCATTAGCTTATGGTGTTGTTGATTCGGAGAATGACAATGCGTGGATTTGTTTTTTTCAACAGTTTAGAGAGGCATTTGGTGAAAGAAACAACACGTGTGTTGTTTCAGACAGAAATGAAA GAAAAGCAAAGATAGACTTAGTGACCTATATTATTCCATGGCTAAATCttataaaaaaagaagattttgaatatattatgtcAAAGGTTGCTAAGGTTGATCAAAGAGTTAAGAAATATCTAGAGGAAGTTGAGTATGAAAAATGGGCCCGGTGTCACTCTCCTATGAATAGAGGTAgaatgatgacttcaaatatagCCGAATGTATTAATGGGTGTTTGGTTGAGGCTAGAAAACTTCTTAATCTAGGTTTCCTAGAAGAAGTTAGAATCTTATTTGCTGCATGGAATTGTAAGAACAACGAAATTGCATCGTACAAAAATACAACTCTTGGcagaaaatttgaagaaattctaactcataatgGTGTTAAAGTTTTGCGGATGACG GTTAAGCCAGCAGGGAGttatctttattgtgtttatgattCGGGACGAAGGTACATTGTAGATATTGAACGTGACACGTGCAATTGTGGCTGGTATCAAATCGAtgaaataccttgtccacatggaATTGCcgtattaaaaagtaaaaatgtgaATGTAAAGGATTATGGTCGTTATTGCTCTGAATTGTACAGGCCACAAACCATAGTGAAGACATATGAACTCCCGATAGTTCCAATGCTAGACAAGAAGGAGTGGAATATTCCAGGttttgttgatgatgaagaagTTTTGCCGCCCAAATATCGAAGACCTCCTGGTAGGCCAAAAAAAAGAAAGGCATCTGAAATCAAGTGA